GGCGTTGAATGCGCGCGTGAAACATCGCGCCGATGCACATCACGCACGGCTCCAAGGTGACATACAAGGTACAATCGAGCAAGCGGTAATTGCGTAAATGATTGCCGGCATCGCGCAACGCCATAATTTCAGCATGCGCTGTCGGATCGGTGGCGGAAATCGGGCGGTTGTGGCCGCGTCCGACGATGATGCCGCGTTGTACCACTACCGCGCCGACCGGCACTTCACCGCATGCCTGCGCCTGTTGCGCGAGCGCCAAGGCCGCCTGCATAAATTGTGTATCCGCTTCCGTCATCGGTTCTCTTAAATCCGGAATGATAAAGTTTTGGGTAAAGAAATGATTAATTATGATACATTGCAGCGCGTAAAGGCGGAAACCGCCGGTTCAAATTGTTTTTCCACATTGATTAAACCAGCCGATTATTGACACCATGTTTTCCGAAGCGCACACACATCTTCACACGGTCCGCGACTTGTTACGTTTTGCTGTCAGCCAGTTTAACAAAGCCGGATTGCATTCCGGCCACGGCTCCGCCACTGCCTACGATGAAGCCGCCTA
This is a stretch of genomic DNA from Nitrosomonas sp. sh817. It encodes these proteins:
- the tadA gene encoding tRNA adenosine(34) deaminase TadA, whose translation is MTEADTQFMQAALALAQQAQACGEVPVGAVVVQRGIIVGRGHNRPISATDPTAHAEIMALRDAGNHLRNYRLLDCTLYVTLEPCVMCIGAMFHARIQRLVFAANDPKTGACGSVIDLPMENRLNHHLQVTAGVLAPEAGSLLKQFFAQRRKSTGPCNHAH